DNA from Drosophila busckii strain San Diego stock center, stock number 13000-0081.31 chromosome 2R, ASM1175060v1, whole genome shotgun sequence:
TGGATACAATTGATCGCCTAAATGTGCGCACGGCAACGCGTCAGCTGTACCTGGAAGAGGCGCCAGCAACATTCGAGCTGCATGCGTTTGACTCTCAAGGGAATGAGTTCTTTACGCTGGAAGGCATTGAATTCAATTGGGAGATATCTTCCTCTAGCAACAGCATGCCGCCTGCGCTGCGCTTTCTTACCTTCTCGGACAGTCCGTTTCATGTAGTGCCGCCTGCGCTGGAGAGATTTGAGGCCAGTGGCGTCAAGGGCTACATGATACTGCTAGAGGGCATAAACACGGGCACATCCAAGGTTGCGGTGAGCATGCCGCAGCACGAGTATCGCGATGTACCGCCTATTGAAGTGTATATAAGCGTGCTGGCCAATATTATTATAGAACCTTCAGAGGTAACCATACTGGCTGGCGATAACATAAATTTTCGCATACTGCAGCTTAAGATGGACAAGCTGCATGACATAACCGACAATCGTCAGTACTATTTGGAGATGGAGGATACGGAAATAGCTTATCTCAAGAGTAACAGCGCTACAGGCTCACGTCTTGGACGCACACAGATCTTTTTGCGAGATCACAATATGCCGCAGCAAGATAACAACACAGTCGACAAGCCCAAGGGACCCAGCGCGCTGCTTACAGTAGCGGAACCACAAAAGCTGGGCATAAGTCTGCTGCCGCATAGCAATTGGATAACAGTCAAGGGTGAGCGTCATGAGGTGGCGCTGGATTTGTATGCCGGTGATGGACAAAAGATAACGCTGGGCACACGCTATAACATAGGCTCTGAGCTGGATGAAACGCTGTTTGGCATACTGAAGAAGACGCGCAATGGCAGTCGGTTGTATGGTGAGGCGTTAAAAGAAGGCGTCACCCAAGTCTATGGCAGTTACAAGGAGGTGAGTAGAAATGGCTTTCAGCAATGGAATGGCTAatgtataataaactttttgcagctCTCAGTGCAGGCAGAGCTACATATCTATGATGAGCTGCGTCTGCAGCCTCAAATGGTTATACTGCCCTATGATCCCAATACATTGAAGGCACAAAAGTTGCAGTTTCTTGCAAGTGGCGGCGATGGCAACTATGCATGGTTCTCTGGCAATCCACAAGTGCTGCAAATAGATGGCCAAGGCTTGGCTACTACAGAGATACGTGACATACGTTTGCCTGGTGGTGCAGGTGCGCAAGAACTTTACGAGGCAGGCTCATTGCTGACAGCGCATACCACAGTGCGTGTAGCTCTAAGCAAGAATCAAAAGGTTGCAAGACAGGCGCAGATTTACTTTTTGCCACCGCACAAGTTGGAGATCAAACGCTATAATTTTGAAACTGCATTAAAGGATTATGTGAACCTGCATGTGGCTGTCTATACGCATGTTAATGGCAGCTATTATGCCTTACACCAAATGCGATAATCTGCATTTCCAATTGGACTTTCAGCATCAAATACTGCAGCTGGAGAACAACGCTGCGGATGTGACTACAACTGCGCCTGAAGCTTGTCATGTGCTGCGTCTACGCGCCACCGCAGTGGGCAGCACCTCACTGCGCATTACCTACAATTTCCAAGACAAACTGCTGCAGGACACTGTCGACTTGCATGTGTTTGATCCGTTGAGCGTGCTTAACCCGCTAGAGAATGAACTTGTGCTGCCCATTGGTGCTTCACGCAATATTATCTACGCGCATGGACCACAACGCATCTTTACGCTGGATGCAGAGCTAACCAAGGCTATAGATTTCAATGCCAAGCTTATACAAGTTTCGGAAATCGAATTCGATACACAAAATGCCATCACCGCGTTCAATGTGCTGTGCCGCAGCTTGGGTGAAACAGAGTTTACCTATCGCGTGCACAATACGCTGGGCGCGCTCAACTTTGAAGCCTACAATGCTCAAGTGACCACCAAGGTGCACTGCGTGCGTCCGCGTTTTCTCAAGTTGTATGCGCGTCAACAGCTGCGCAGCTCCTGCCCCGTTGAGCTGCGCTCCTCGTTGCTTTATCTACGCgacaatgaaaacaaatttgatattGAAATCGAAGTGCAAGATGCAAAGAATCGCAAGCTGATGAACATTAGTTCGCTGCACTTGGAATGGGAGTTTGCTGCAGGCGATGAGCGCTATCAGACAGACAGCATACCGCATAAGCAGTTGGCGGATATGGAGCTGTATCATAGCGTACAGCTGCCAGGACGTGATGTGCTGGTGCTGACGCTCAACGaagtggcgcccaactttcgCATCAAAGGCAGCGTGACGCACTATGTGGAgaagcagctggcgcagctgaGCATCTATGCAGAGCGCCCGAACTTTGGCGTTAAGAatgtaaaaatcaaattaaataagcataatTATAAGAATACACAATTGTGtttattgcagctaaaaactGGTGAGCTAAGCAAGCCCATAATAGAGAATGAAATACGCTTCCATACTGTGAACAATACGCTGCTGCCATTGGATCACATTAGCATTTATCTGGCGAAATCGCATAGCGTGCGCATACCTGTATCCCAAGGCAGTGGTTACTTCTTAATGGAGCTATCCGAGCAGGGCATAGTGCAAGTGGAGCACAAGGAGGCAGAGCATCAGTTAGTGTTGACACCTTTGCGCTTGGGTCATGTGCGCTTGGAGTTAACCGATCAATGCTTGAAGCAGGAGCCTTCACATCTATCCATTTCTGTTGTGGGCATTGGATCTATAAGCGTGCGCGCTCTGGATCGCGTAGAGCGCACCAATTCCATTGAAGCCATTGTGCGATTGTTTGATACCAATGACAATGCTTTGCATATCGATCACAACATGTTGGCTGTGTATCAGCTAAGCGAGTTTGTGTACGATACTAGCATATTGACTGTCAAGCTGGATGAGCAGCATGATCTGGATGTAGGCGAAATACGCTATAGCATAACAGGCAATAATCTGGGTGAAACCAAAATACTTTTCCATTCCGGCAAGGGCGAGCGTCAGATAAGCAGTGAACCGCTCAATGTGCAGGTGTTTGCGCCACTGCGTCTGTATCCACGCAATTCAACGCTGGTTGTGGGCTCCAGCATACAAATCTACTACCAAGGTGGACCACAGCCGAATACCAATATTGTTTATAGCGTAGCATCGCAACAAGTGGCGAGTAAGTAGCTTGAGCTTACTCCATGCTGAAGTAAACTAACATTTCTACACTTTTAGCTATGAACTCTGCTATTTTGACTGCTCATAAGCTGGGTGCTACACACATTACCGGCAGCTGTCTGCTTAAGAATCCTATAAGCGGCAAGGACGAAATTGTCTCGGAGGACACAGTGGAGGTGCGTGTGGTGGCTTTAACAGCGGTGCAAATTCGCACGCCTCTGGTGCGCATACGCAGTGGAGCTGTCATGCCTGCTACGCTCTGGGGTCTGCCTGATCTGTCGCCCATGGTGCTGGGAACGCTGCAGAATATGCGCATTAGCTGGAAGGTCAATCAAGCGGATGTCGTGGAGCTCTTCAATGTGTTTACTACAGCGGGTGAGACTTAGTCTTAGTTCAAGTTTAAACCAAGCGTGCTTAGATACCGCATTAGGCGCAGAGATCAAAGCCTAATGCTTACTGCTAGCACGCAGATCAAATGTTCTACGATGAGCTTGCACGGTTGAGTTTCAGTGCAGGAACAGATACGGAACGtacaagaaattaaaatttttctagcatttgttttataatttttgcacgCATCAAACAATTCAAACTTCTATTCTATTCACACAGGCATTGAATACCAGAGCAGCGATTTGATATCTGTGCGTATACGTGCATTAAATCCCGGCAAGGTGACCATAACAGCAACTGTCCAATTGGCTGATGGCGTCAAACTGCCTTCGTCCAGCGTCGAGCTAATTGGTAAGTaccacaaatttaaaacagaaAAATGTCTGCtcatgcttttgtttttctctatCTGCTTGCAGTTTTCAAAACATTGGAACTGCTCGCACCAAAGCCTATAACAAAGGACTGGATTTTGGCAGCGCCACGTAGCACGCTTCAGTTGAAATGTAATATGGATGAAGCTATCTATAAGTTGGATGCACACAGTGGCGGCATTGTTAGCGTCTCGCCAGATGGTATTGTCCACACAAAGGATACACTCGGCCGAGATCAGATAATTGTGAGTATATAGCTACtggaaattgcatttgattttgatcattgcttttgttatctCCAGGCCCAAACCGTTGACCAATCGCTGCCCATTACCATTGAAGTGAAGAATGTGCAGTACATTTTGGTTACACTGCTGCCGGACATTAAACTAAAGCAGCTGGAGCATAAAATACCACGCGGcatgaattttgtatttaaagtaTCGCTGCACGACAATTTGGGCAACGAGTTCTCACACAACATTGTCGATGTGAACGGCTTGCGTTATAGCCTGGCCACCAAGGATGTGGTCGATGCCCAGATTGGCAGTAATCTGACAATTGCGGTGAGTCTTGCTCTCTAACCATCTTTTGAGCTCGTGTTTTacctttttgttattttacagTTGAATTTACAACGCGAAACAAACAACATGATTGCCATCAGCTTGAGAGATGCAACAGGCGTGAAGCATGCGGAGGATTACATCAAGCTGTCCGTGATGGAGTCGCCACATATTTATCCCACAAAGGTAAGGCATATATAAATCTGAAATGTATGAATGCGTGTGGTAAGCTATGTGCATACCGTTATGTGCATAGAATCATAGCCCCCTCTTAAACGATCCTGCACACTAAAATGATTAAGATTTAATTATGACAC
Protein-coding regions in this window:
- the LOC108594946 gene encoding LOW QUALITY PROTEIN: nuclear pore membrane glycoprotein 210 (The sequence of the model RefSeq protein was modified relative to this genomic sequence to represent the inferred CDS: deleted 1 base in 1 codon) produces the protein MHVLIYLFLLLFVAKSVVETAKLNHPRVLLPIFQHKSINFTLEVVDPNCYKWTSSRQDLISVTPVYNGFSECASQAVVTVQTRERRRNTAIVFAEELATGATLRCDVIVDTIDRLNVRTATRQLYLEEAPATFELHAFDSQGNEFFTLEGIEFNWEISSSSNSMPPALRFLTFSDSPFHVVPPALERFEASGVKGYMILLEGINTGTSKVAVSMPQHEYRDVPPIEVYISVLANIIIEPSEVTILAGDNINFRILQLKMDKLHDITDNRQYYLEMEDTEIAYLKSNSATGSRLGRTQIFLRDHNMPQQDNNTVDKPKGPSALLTVAEPQKLGISLLPHSNWITVKGERHEVALDLYAGDGQKITLGTRYNIGSELDETLFGILKKTRNGSRLYGEALKEGVTQVYGSYKELSVQAELHIYDELRLQPQMVILPYDPNTLKAQKLQFLASGGDGNYAWFSGNPQVLQIDGQGLATTEIRDIRLPGGAGAQELYEAGSLLTAHTTVRVALSKNQKVARQAQIYFLPPHKLEIKRYNFETALKDYVNLHVAVYTHVNGSYMPYTKCDNLHFQLDFQHQILQLENNAADVTTTAPEACHVLRLRATAVGSTSLRITYNFQDKLLQDTVDLHVFDPLSVLNPLENELVLPIGASRNIIYAHGPQRIFTLDAELTKAIDFNAKLIQVSEIEFDTQNAITAFNVLCRSLGETEFTYRVHNTLGALNFEAYNAQVTTKVHCVRPRFLKLYARQQLRSSCPVELRSSLLYLRDNENKFDIEIEVQDAKNRKLMNISSLHLEWEFAAGDERYQTDSIPHKQLADMELYHSVQLPGRDVLVLTLNEVAPNFRIKGSVTHYVEKQLAQLSIYAERPNFGVKNLKTGELSKPIIENEIRFHTVNNTLLPLDHISIYLAKSHSVRIPVSQGSGYFLMELSEQGIVQVEHKEAEHQLVLTPLRLGHVRLELTDQCLKQEPSHLSISVVGIGSISVRALDRVERTNSIEAIVRLFDTNDNALHIDHNMLAVYQLSEFVYDTSILTVKLDEQHDLDVGEIRYSITGNNLGETKILFHSGKGERQISSEPLNVQVFAPLRLYPRNSTLVVGSSIQIYYQGGPQPNTNIVYSVASQQVATMNSAILTAHKLGATHITGSCLLKNPISGKDEIVSEDTVEVRVVALTAVQIRTPLVRIRSGAVMPATLWGLPDLSPMVLGTLQNMRISWKVNQADVVELFNVFTTAGIEYQSSDLISVRIRALNPGKVTITATVQLADGVKLPSSSVELIVFKTLELLAPKPITKDWILAAPRSTLQLKCNMDEAIYKLDAHSGGIVSVSPDGIVHTKDTLGRDQIIAQTVDQSLPITIEVKNVQYILVTLLPDIKLKQLEHKIPRGMNFVFKVSLHDNLGNEFSHNIVDVNGLRYSLATKDVVDAQIGSNLTIALNLQRETNNMIAISLRDATGVKHAEDYIKLSVMESPHIYPTKTIFSVGDIICFDSPLTLSSIWSSSNEQMVAINKNTGVARVLHHQQKLGEKVVVTSGDKTGRGGYLKYDLELRESDAIVFSKSLDIFSGSVYRALLVLRNHIQTDKFTNLIAKNATKCISQLHKLEVDAFSCRLQAKDELGAQLVRLYRVQPVFDEGSMQYACQLQLLSNFNELLSLVRSNNVYLELQALMPNGVLDTMSLKVVPGIKVTPETLQMQSLKSQELQVSGLDKALLKLEVKPSDSSYFAVDLLEKAHGLSKYRVRFLKELPLDERLFILVHSPVTEQSVEVPIVSDQMLATKCVTGTGSPLLQTFLENFKFIITIVLIVIVSIWVYIHLFQTQTVLEVNSEAFQPKVKSNNSSMNLSANSSIGSGGDSSDNSRPFSRRLPRSPDLNESFIYGYPQPSPNLRRYN